The genomic window CTGGGAAAATCGGTGAATGTTCTATTTCGATTAGCATAACTATTCATAGAGACGACCCGTCGGATTTCTTCCACGCCAGAGAGCGCTCTAAGCCGGGAGCATTCGGTATGACTAAAGAAAGCATTATACTGAGTTTAGTATCTGTTTCGGCGTTCTAACCTTAAGGTGAGAGATTTTTTCTAAGTGTTTGATGTTCCACGTACATATTTGGAAAACACCGTTGCCGAGAGCGGTCGCCGCCAAATAGACGTCAAAAATTCTTTCTCTGATAGCGGCAAAATCTTTGAGCAGAGATAGAAAATCCCATATCGTTTCATCCTTTGGCGCGATAACCTTTAAAAACATCGTGTATTGATTAATTGCTTCCTGAGCTAGTTCCATGGAGGCCGGTTTTTCGACCCGCTTAACATTGGTCACAGTAGCCATAAACTCGAGGATGTTTTGCTGTGCAACACAGGCGTGTAACTTCCCGGAAGCAGCTAATTCTAACAGAGCCTTAGAATTTGAATGCTGCACTTCCCCTTTGTTAAAGGCGGCGACTAAAACGTTAGAGTCTATCAGCCAATACCTGGTCATAAAGTTCTTCTCTATCAGTTATTTTAACTCGACCCAGATTTGTGGAGATTAGCTTTTCCTTGCCATGCGCCATTTCTCTTACATGACTCCCTTTTCTCTCCAGTCCACTATTGACCAGTTCCCAAACTTTCTCCGAAACGCTCTTTCCCTCGGCTTCGGCTATCAATTTCACCCTGCGGATGAGGGTTTTTCGCCCCTGAGGAATGGAAAGCGTAATCTTGCCTTTTTCTAACGTTCTGTCGGTCAGCTTACGAGCCATTTTCAGAACCTCCTATATTCAGCATACCACTTTGAAGTGGTATCATCAAACTTTCTCAACCTTTTTACAGAAACTAGAATAAAAAAGTCCATCTTCGTCAGGACAGGCATGTCAAACTACCAACGGCGGTCTGTGTCAAGTGTCCACTAACTAAATGATCATTGGCAGAACCCAGGCATAACTATTTGTAGAGACGACCCGGCGGGTCGTCTCTACACAAAGGCCCTCTAAGCCCGGGAACATTCCGGCATGACCATGAATACGACTGTCATTCCCGCATAAGCGGGAATCCATAATTTAACCCCTTCAAATATGAATTTAGTCTCTCTATACAGGGCGTATGGCCATACGCCCCTACGAGATGGTAAGGCAATTCGTCATATTGATTTGAATTTAGATTTTTTGTGCTTTATGATCATAACCCGATAAAGCAACAGTTTGCAGTATGATACTGTACTACATTTTTGCAGGATAATAAGTAGTTTGGCGAACGTCGCCAGTATGGGCTCAAGCAGGAGCAGACTGATGAAATTGAACAAGGACAAGATGACGGTGGGACAGAAGGCCGCGTTTACGAAGAAATGGCGAGAAGCATCTAGAAAGGCTCACCGCACCGGAAAGAATGCCAAAACCTTCACGAAGTATTTTCTTGCTAAGGGCGGGTATAGGTATATGGATCTTGATAGCAAGAAAGGATACGAATACGAGGGTGTCGTCGATCTTATTGCCGTGAAGCGAGATACGAAGGACCCTGATCTACTCACTATCGTCTTGTTTCAGGTGAAGGGAGGTCGAGCACGAATAACTCGGAACGAAGTAAAGCATCTCCGTAAAGCAGTACGCCGCATTACCGTTCAGTGGAACGTTGCTGAGAAACCGGGTAAGGCCGTAAAGTTCAAAACACCATTGCTCTAAAGCATCTCGAATACCTTCAATCGAACAGCCGTACAACACTATAATGTCTCGGATGTAGCAATCTAAAAATTACTTTGGCCTCTTTATCCCCAGCTTCTGCATCCTAGACCTCAGGGTATTTGGATTAATTCCCAGGATGGTAGCGGCGCCCTGCTTTCCGTGTATCACCCAGTTGGTCTGCTCCAGCGCCCGAATTATGTGCGTACGTTCGACCTCTTCCAGTGTTTCTTTGACCCCGGTTTCAGGGACCGGGTTCAACCCCAATACGGATTCATCAATCTGGATGGTCGGGCCAGCCGAGACGACGGCCGCCCGCTCGATTATGTTCTGCAACTCCCTGATGTTTCCGGGCCAGGGATAGTTAACGAGCTTATTCATTGTTTCTTTGGAGATTCCCTCAACCTGCTTGCCTAACCTCTTAGCAAATTTAGTGACGAAGAAATTCACCAGGAGCGGGATGTCCGCTTTCCTTTCCCTTAGCGGCGGAACCTCCAGGGGGAAGACGTTCAGACGATAGAAGAGGTCTGACCGAAAGGCCCCGGACTTTACGGCATCGGAAAGGTCCCGGTTAGTAGCAGCGATAACCCTCACGTCTGCCTTGATTGGCTTACTGCTGCCCACCCGTTCAAATTCTCCCTCCTGAAGGACGCGCAGGAGTTTCACTTGCGTATCCAGGGGCAACTCTCCGACCTCATCCAAGAAGATTGTTCCCCCGTTAGCCAGCTCGAACCTTCCGATTCTTCTCTGCAATGCGCCGGTAAAAGCGCCCTTTTCATGCCCGAATAGCTCGCTCTCTACCAGTCCAGCAGAGATTGCCCCGCAGTTTACCTTGACAAGAGGACGGTCTTTACGCGGGCTCAAGTTGTGAATTGCTCTCGCTATCAGCTCCTTTCCTGTTCCTGTCTCGCCATAGATTAAAACGCTGGCATCGGTTGAAGCTACCTTCTCCACACTGCGAAGCGCCTTGTGGAGCGATTCGCTTTGTCCTATGATCTCTTCAAAATTGTATTCGGATTTGATTTCTTCTTGCAGATAAATGTTCTCCGCCTGTAGCCGGTTCTTAAGCTGTTCGACTTCCGAGAGCGCTCCCCGTAGTGCTTCCTCTGCCCGCTTACGCTCGGTAATATCCTCGACCATGGCAAACGTATAGATGAAATTTCCGTTAACGTCGCGTACCGACGAGCAATTCGTGTTTGCCCACATAAGCGAACCATTTTTTCTACGGTAACGCTTCTCGATTCTAAACTCCTTGCGTTTTCCTTGGACCAGTTCACCGAATACTCTTTTGCTTTCAGGAAGGTCTTCTGTAAGGGTCACTTCCCTAAAGCTTATTTCTTTTAGTTCATCTTCGTTGTATCCAAGCATTTCCTGGAATGATTTGTTGACCTGGACGAATTTCCCATTGGCATCGTTGATAGAGATTCCAATCGGGGCAGACTCAAAAAGAGTCCGGAAGCGCTCTTCACTTTTTTTAAGTGATTCCTCCGCTTTCTTTCGTTCGGTAATATCGGTCACGAAAGCATAGAGGTATTCCGGTTCTCCAGCCGCATTACGGTAGATATCGGCTATTAGCTCCACCGGTACCAGTGTTCCATCTTTCCGGATGTATTCTTTCTCGTACCGAACTGGAATTCCCTCCGTCATTAAGCTGGTGATTTGCCCTGCTTCGAATTCATGCCATGGTTCTGGAGTAATTTCCTGGTAGGTCATAAGGTGTAATTCTTTAGAGCTGTAACCGGTTAGCTGTTCATAGGCGTGATTGAACCTGATTAATCGTCCATCCAGGTTGCTTACGGCTACGGGCTGATTTGTTTGCTCTATCAAGTCATTGAGAAACCGAAGTTCGTGGGCTGTTTTCCTGAGCGTTTCTTCCGTCCGCTGGCGCTCGGCGATGTCAGCGGCGACTGCCTCGAGGTGCTCGAGAAACATGTCGGTTGAGACGTAGTACGGGTTCTTATGAACCGAGTCCTCGCGAATAATCAAGGGGTGTGTCTCGAAACCGCCATGATGCACGATGTGGCCGGGCAACCCGCGCATGTCGTACATGCACACGACGACGCAAGGGAACTGTTTTGTGGCATCGGTGACTTTGGCCTCAAAAGCGAGCAGGTCCTCCTGGTCAGGCCAGTTGTGCTTGAACCACCCGATGTTCCCGAGGAGTCGGACGAGAGGAGTGCCGCCAGCTATTGCTTGTTCAAAGGTGGCAGCAATTGTTTGCAGGATCGCATCACCGGATGAATTCCCGCGCAACACGGTCAACCGTCGCTTGGCCTGCAAGGCTTCGACATCGAAGCCTCGTTTTCGCAAGATCTTAAATACAGCTTGGTTGGCTTCATCGTGGCCAAAGATTACGCAGTGATCGGTGCCGAGTAACCCCGCTTCTAAGAAGCCAACAGCATCGGCGAACTCTTTGTCGGTTTCCCAGAAGTAGGCGACGTGGGCATGAAGAGGGACATGCTCATCTTTAATGCCCAGCTTGACTGAAGGCGGCTCAGACAGTGTTGGATGAGGTTTCCTGTTTTTCATCGAAGTTATTGGGAATTGGGAATTAGGAGTTTGGAATTAGTAATTAGCTCAACCTCTGGTTCCTAAGTTCTTTATAAGCGCGTTTATCATTTTACCAATTCTCTCGATGTTTTCTTCAAGTTGGCTTAATGTATTCTGATCGATGTAATTCAATCTATGGGAGATTATTAGTTGGGTTTCCAACTCCATTAAAGACCCTCTGGCGATCCTCAGAAACTGAACGTATTCCCCTGTTTTCCCTCTTCCCCAGCCCTCGGCTATATTAGTTGGTATTGATACCGCCGCCCTTTGAATCTGAGAGGTTAAAGAGTATTGCTCTTTTGGGGGAAAGCTTCGAGTTAATTCGTAAATTCCTTCTACCAGTTTTACTCCCTCTTGCCAAACCTTCAATTCCTTGTAGCTTTCCACGTTTTCACCCAATTCCCAATTCCTAACCCCTAATTCCTAACCCCCGGCCTTCTTATTCCCAGTTTCTGCATCCTGGAGCGAAGGGTATTGGGATTCATGCCCAGTAAGGAGGCGGCGCCCTGCTTGCCGTCGATTATCCATTTTGTTTTTTCCAGAATATACAGAATGTGAGTACGCTCGACGTCTTCCAAGGTATCGGAAGCTTGGCTTTTTGAACCGACATTTAGTCTTAAGAGGGATTCGTCTATCTCTATCTCCGGGCCTTCCGAAACGACCACGGCCCGCTCTATGACGTTTTGTAGCTCCCGGATGTTTCCGGGCCAGGGATAGCTCGCCAGCCTGTCCATGGTATTCTTTGAAACTCCCCTAATCTCCTTGCCGTGTTTACGGGCGAATTTGGTGAGGAAGAAGTTAACCAGAAGCGGGATATCTGACTTTCGTTCATGGAGCGCCGGGACCTCAATCGGGAAAACGTTTAATCTATAGTAAAGGTCTGACCGGAACAACCCGTTTTTAACGGCGTCGTTAAGATTCCTGTTTGTGGCGGCGATGACGCGTACGTTTACTTTAATGGGTTTACTGCTCCCCACGCGCTCAAACTCTCCTTCTTGAAGCACCCGTAGGAGTTTTACTTGCGTGTCCAATGGCAGTTCGCTGACCTCGTCCAGGAATAATGTTCCCTTGTCTGCCAGCTCGAATCTGCCGATTCTTTGCTGCACTGCCCCGGTAAAGGCACCCTTTTCGTGGCCAAAGAGTTCACTCTCAAATAAACCCGTGGCTATTGCCCCACAGTTGACTTTGACCAGTGGCCGGTCCTTCCGCGGGCTCAGGTTATGTATGGCCCGGGCCAGGAGTTCTTTTCCGGTTCCGGTTTCCCCGCTTATTAGTATAGTGGTATCGGTATGGGCCACCTGCTCAACCTTTCGTAACACCGTCTTGATTGATTCGCTATGCCCTATTATTTCTTCAAAGTTGTATTCTGTCTTGATTTCTTCCTGTAAATAAGTTTTTTCTGCGTGCAGTTGGTTTTTAAGCTGTTCCAATTCGCGCAGGGCTTTCCGCAAAGCCTCCGCCTGCTGTGCATTATTGATCGCAGTCTCGATTTGGTGCGCCACGATTTCGAGCAAATTCAACTCTTCTTCGTCGAAGGCGTTTCTTTGAAGGGAGAGTATAGTTATGGTTCCCCATGTTTTCCCCTCGTAGCGAATGGGCATACATAAATAACTCTTTACCCCCATTTCTCTGGTTGCAGGGTCGATAAAAGTATCTATGTCTGCATCCGGGGAGTACCTGGGCTTTCCCTCTGTAATAACCTTCCACCTGAAACCTTTTGGGTAGGGGATTCTTCTCAACCCTTCAATATATTGGTTTGGGTAGCCCCTATGCGCCTTCAAGACTACTTCCTGTTCTTCGACGAGGTAAATGGTAACGCCGTCAGCCCGGTCTATATTCTTACTCAAGACCTCGACGGCATTTTCAAAAACGTCCTGTAGGTTGATTGATTGGTGGACGGCGCGAGTTACCTTGCTGATGATGGTCTCGTAACGATTTTTCTTAGCCAACTGTGCGTAGCTTTCCCTGAGTGCATCCTCCGCCCGTTTTCTCTCCAGTTCGGCCCCGGCTCTGGCAGCAAAGATCTGGAGTATGGACATTCCGGTCGGTTTGTCCGGCAAAGGTTTATCATCGAGAGCGGCCAGATGCCCCAGGACATTTTGCCAGGAATCCCTAATCGGGATCCCTAAAAAGCTCTCGGCCTGCCACTCGGCCAGACCCAGGTCTCTTGGGAATAATGACTGTAAATCATTAGGGTAATAACACACGTTCCCGGCAATGACATTTTCACAAGGGGTGCCGGCCAGGGCATACTCGAAGTTATCTCCAAAATCTTGACCCGCCCAAAAAGCGAGGGTACGGACTCTGGTTAGGGTTTTATCCGTACACTGCGTAACAAATGCATAGCGTACACCTAGGGCAGATGCAAGGTGGTGGACCAGTGAGCGAAAAAAATCGGGGCCGGTAGACGAAGCTGTTCCTTCGGCTAGGTGTCTCAGCAACTCCGATTCAACTGCCGCTTTCTTATTCCCTTCCTCATCGTTCATGATTTAACTCTGAATTGTGAAGACTGACTCCCGTACAATATAGCTTTCAAACTAACCCGAATCAAGAAATTGGCCTTTGCAAACTGGTTTAGGCGGAATGGGGATTAACTATTTGGTCTCTATACATCCGGATGGGCTTTAATGAATTCGAGCCATATTCACCCTGCCGGTTCCTGCCAGTTTAAAATCGGCCTACAGCAACTACTGTCCAAATCATATCCGTTCAAGTAACCCGTGTATGTCCTGATGACATTAGTTTTTAGAAATGGGATTGTGGTCGTGGAATTTATCCTTTCTTTTTGCGGTGAAGCAACCTCTTATTTGGAACAAGTTCAGCCTACTGCACAAATTTGGGGTGCTCTGTCATTAGCCTAATTTCTTTACCCAAACGTCTACCGGTTCCTTTCGGCCTTTGAGCTCCAGATGATACGCTGTCATATCATTGGTTTTAAGCCCAGCAGCGGCTCTTGTGGCATCACTCAACATAACTTCTCCTGCCCGGGCCTCGGATGCAAGCCGTGCTGCCACATTTGCAGTGTCTCCCAAGACGGCTATATCTGCTACACCGCCCTCCGTGCTCACGGCGCCGACGAAGGCCACACCGGTATGAATACCCACTCCTACCGGTATCCATGGCCCCCCCGGGTTCCCATGGCCCGTTACTCGAAGTATTTCCTCTCCGGCCTCTAATGCCACCCGAGCGTGCGAAGCTCCGGCTATACCCGGCACAAAGAAAGCGGTTACCTCGTCGCCTATCAACTTCTCCAGCAGGGCATTCCTCCTGAACAGTACCTTGGTCGTAGCCTTGTAAAAGCGGTCAATCAGATGGCTGAATTCAGCCGGGCTCATACTTTCGGCCAGCCCGGTTGACCCGCGAACATCCGCAAATAGCATGGACTGCTCGATCTCTGCACCTCCCCGATACTTACTGGCAGCCCTTTCACACACATTGCACAAATAAGGATTCATTCTGGAGGCTTCGAGCCCTATGAGGGTCCGGACCAACGTCCCTCCTATTCCGCCAAACGGATAATAGCATATTCCACATCGCGGGTCGGTGGGGAGCAATTTAGCGATGGGACGAAGGAACCTCGACTCAAACCACGGAGACCGGACGAATTTTGGGCACTCCCCAGTAGTCATATAGGTTCGCCACATCTCCTCAGCGAGTGGGTCGTTCTCGGTTTGTCTAGTCATCTTAATGAACCCTCAGCAAATTCAAGGCATCCTCAAACCAGGTGTCGGGTGCCGCACCTGGTTGGTTCACTTACAATACAACCGCGGTAATGCAGTTAGGCACATTCTATCATCCCTGCCATCTTACCTCATACACCTGCACGGGATAGTCAAAACCCTTTAGTGCGATTCTTCCTAGATCCGTGAATAATGATTTCTCGCCCGGATATTGATTGAAGATGACCTCTGCGGCCAGGATCTGGCCGGGATCGGCGTAATTACAGATTCGAGATGCCAGTTGAACGGTCGATCCAAATAAGTCGTTATCCTCTTCGACGGGCTCACCGGCACTCAGGCCGATTCTCAGGTGCATGGGTGTTTCTTTATTTTGCTTATTGTAATTTGCGAAAGCCTTCTGAATAGCGATGGTACACTCGATAGCCTGCGGGATTGAGGTAAAAGAGGCCATGATGCCATCGCCTGTGTGCTTTACTTCACGCCCGTCATAGTCTCGCAAGGCAGTGCGTATAAGGGAGTTGTGAATATGGAGTAAATGTATAGCTTTGGCGTCCCCCAGTTGTGTGGTCATTGCTGTCGAGTCTTTCAGGTCTGTAAACATGATAGCGCGAAATGCTGAGTCGACGGCTGCACTGCTACTCGTTCCCGCGGTCTCCTTGGGCGCGGGGTCTTTTACCCTGCCCAGGAAGGCTTCTACGACCGTGGGGTCAACTTCGATTATCTCGTGAGGGATATCTCCATGTGCCTCATCGTGGGCTTTTCGGATACGCTCCTTGTTTGGGGCGTCGACAAGGCAGAAGGTGGTGCCACGTTTCTCGTCAAACCAGTAGGTAAGGAACTGAACCCCATATTTTTCTTGAATCTTGAGGTCCTTTTCGTGGGCAAGGGCAATCGCATGTCGAGTTGCGCCTTCAATGTTGTAGTGGCGATCCATATAGATGGGCATATCTAATCTCCGCAAATGTCTCCCTAGATTAGAATTAACAATAAAAATAGCAGTCTAATCTATGGATTATTGTTTCATTGTACTCGTCACATTCTGAAAAAACTAGGGTGAAAAATTAGTTGCGGAACTGATGGATTGTCACTTACGAAGCTTATACCTACTTATAATACGCGGAGCGGAATTCACCGTAGGAACACGACTCGGCGTGTTCCTGTATGACGGGTACGCCTTCCCTGCTCCAGCCGGAGGGGAAGTGTGACCACAATCTATCTCGCCGTCTTACCTAGGGTTGCACTCTAAGGGTTTGGTAAAGTAGAATATCAATTAACTTCAATTTTATTGGGGAGGTTAGCATGTTGATACCTACTGAGCCTATTGGCAGTATTCCCAGACCGCAGGAGCTTATCGAGGGTATAAAGGCGTTCGATGCCGGTCGCATCTCACAAAATGAGCTGGATTCACTATATCACTCAGCAATCCTCGACACCTTCAGGCTCTTTGAGGCGACAGGATCACCAGTTATTACCGATGGAGAACAGAGCAAGCCAAGCTTTGCAACTTACCCAATCCATGGGCTCAAGAACATCGCCCCTGACGGTGTTGCAATTCACTTTGCTGACGGTCATGTGCGCCGATTGCCCAGGTTGACGGGAGGCCCCTTCTACTATAAGACTTATGCTTACACATATTTGGAGGTAGCAAAGAAGTATGCTCATATTCCGGTAAAACAAGCGGTCATCTCAGCATCGGCATTGAGCCTTCTATACCCGCAAACTGACATCGAGGGCTATTCCAGACAATCTTTTATCGAAGACCTACTTCGCGAGAACGAGGCCGACATTCGCCACTGTCTACAGAAAGGTGCTTATAAAGTTCAAATCGATTTCACGGAGGGAAGGCTCGCCGTCAAGCTGGACCCAACCGGGAAGCTTCTTAAAAGTTTTATAGACCTTAACAACCGGGTGCTCGATCGTTTTTCGGCAGAGGAGCGAAAGAAAATCGGAGTTCATACCTGCCCCGGTGGAGACCGGGACTCGACTCACAGCGCAGATGTGGACTACGCTGGACTTTTACCGGATTTGTTTGAACTCAAGGCTGGGAATTTTTACATTCAATTGGCTAGCGAGAGTGACCGTCCCAAGGTTCTCAGGA from Thermodesulfobacteriota bacterium includes these protein-coding regions:
- a CDS encoding cobalamin-independent methionine synthase II family protein; protein product: MLIPTEPIGSIPRPQELIEGIKAFDAGRISQNELDSLYHSAILDTFRLFEATGSPVITDGEQSKPSFATYPIHGLKNIAPDGVAIHFADGHVRRLPRLTGGPFYYKTYAYTYLEVAKKYAHIPVKQAVISASALSLLYPQTDIEGYSRQSFIEDLLRENEADIRHCLQKGAYKVQIDFTEGRLAVKLDPTGKLLKSFIDLNNRVLDRFSAEERKKIGVHTCPGGDRDSTHSADVDYAGLLPDLFELKAGNFYIQLASESDRPKVLRIIKEHVKPDQRIFIGVIDPINPRIETPEEVRDRTLEAAEYIPLNQLGTTDDCGFAPFGDDTSTSRETAFEKIRARVLGTALAAKVLRV
- a CDS encoding sigma 54-interacting transcriptional regulator produces the protein MNDEEGNKKAAVESELLRHLAEGTASSTGPDFFRSLVHHLASALGVRYAFVTQCTDKTLTRVRTLAFWAGQDFGDNFEYALAGTPCENVIAGNVCYYPNDLQSLFPRDLGLAEWQAESFLGIPIRDSWQNVLGHLAALDDKPLPDKPTGMSILQIFAARAGAELERKRAEDALRESYAQLAKKNRYETIISKVTRAVHQSINLQDVFENAVEVLSKNIDRADGVTIYLVEEQEVVLKAHRGYPNQYIEGLRRIPYPKGFRWKVITEGKPRYSPDADIDTFIDPATREMGVKSYLCMPIRYEGKTWGTITILSLQRNAFDEEELNLLEIVAHQIETAINNAQQAEALRKALRELEQLKNQLHAEKTYLQEEIKTEYNFEEIIGHSESIKTVLRKVEQVAHTDTTILISGETGTGKELLARAIHNLSPRKDRPLVKVNCGAIATGLFESELFGHEKGAFTGAVQQRIGRFELADKGTLFLDEVSELPLDTQVKLLRVLQEGEFERVGSSKPIKVNVRVIAATNRNLNDAVKNGLFRSDLYYRLNVFPIEVPALHERKSDIPLLVNFFLTKFARKHGKEIRGVSKNTMDRLASYPWPGNIRELQNVIERAVVVSEGPEIEIDESLLRLNVGSKSQASDTLEDVERTHILYILEKTKWIIDGKQGAASLLGMNPNTLRSRMQKLGIRRPGVRN
- a CDS encoding PIN domain-containing protein, coding for MTRYWLIDSNVLVAAFNKGEVQHSNSKALLELAASGKLHACVAQQNILEFMATVTNVKRVEKPASMELAQEAINQYTMFLKVIAPKDETIWDFLSLLKDFAAIRERIFDVYLAATALGNGVFQICTWNIKHLEKISHLKVRTPKQILNSV
- a CDS encoding four helix bundle protein, with product MGENVESYKELKVWQEGVKLVEGIYELTRSFPPKEQYSLTSQIQRAAVSIPTNIAEGWGRGKTGEYVQFLRIARGSLMELETQLIISHRLNYIDQNTLSQLEENIERIGKMINALIKNLGTRG
- a CDS encoding adenylate/guanylate cyclase domain-containing protein: MTRQTENDPLAEEMWRTYMTTGECPKFVRSPWFESRFLRPIAKLLPTDPRCGICYYPFGGIGGTLVRTLIGLEASRMNPYLCNVCERAASKYRGGAEIEQSMLFADVRGSTGLAESMSPAEFSHLIDRFYKATTKVLFRRNALLEKLIGDEVTAFFVPGIAGASHARVALEAGEEILRVTGHGNPGGPWIPVGVGIHTGVAFVGAVSTEGGVADIAVLGDTANVAARLASEARAGEVMLSDATRAAAGLKTNDMTAYHLELKGRKEPVDVWVKKLG
- a CDS encoding sigma 54-interacting transcriptional regulator; the protein is MKNRKPHPTLSEPPSVKLGIKDEHVPLHAHVAYFWETDKEFADAVGFLEAGLLGTDHCVIFGHDEANQAVFKILRKRGFDVEALQAKRRLTVLRGNSSGDAILQTIAATFEQAIAGGTPLVRLLGNIGWFKHNWPDQEDLLAFEAKVTDATKQFPCVVVCMYDMRGLPGHIVHHGGFETHPLIIREDSVHKNPYYVSTDMFLEHLEAVAADIAERQRTEETLRKTAHELRFLNDLIEQTNQPVAVSNLDGRLIRFNHAYEQLTGYSSKELHLMTYQEITPEPWHEFEAGQITSLMTEGIPVRYEKEYIRKDGTLVPVELIADIYRNAAGEPEYLYAFVTDITERKKAEESLKKSEERFRTLFESAPIGISINDANGKFVQVNKSFQEMLGYNEDELKEISFREVTLTEDLPESKRVFGELVQGKRKEFRIEKRYRRKNGSLMWANTNCSSVRDVNGNFIYTFAMVEDITERKRAEEALRGALSEVEQLKNRLQAENIYLQEEIKSEYNFEEIIGQSESLHKALRSVEKVASTDASVLIYGETGTGKELIARAIHNLSPRKDRPLVKVNCGAISAGLVESELFGHEKGAFTGALQRRIGRFELANGGTIFLDEVGELPLDTQVKLLRVLQEGEFERVGSSKPIKADVRVIAATNRDLSDAVKSGAFRSDLFYRLNVFPLEVPPLRERKADIPLLVNFFVTKFAKRLGKQVEGISKETMNKLVNYPWPGNIRELQNIIERAAVVSAGPTIQIDESVLGLNPVPETGVKETLEEVERTHIIRALEQTNWVIHGKQGAATILGINPNTLRSRMQKLGIKRPK
- a CDS encoding nickel-binding protein is translated as MPIYMDRHYNIEGATRHAIALAHEKDLKIQEKYGVQFLTYWFDEKRGTTFCLVDAPNKERIRKAHDEAHGDIPHEIIEVDPTVVEAFLGRVKDPAPKETAGTSSSAAVDSAFRAIMFTDLKDSTAMTTQLGDAKAIHLLHIHNSLIRTALRDYDGREVKHTGDGIMASFTSIPQAIECTIAIQKAFANYNKQNKETPMHLRIGLSAGEPVEEDNDLFGSTVQLASRICNYADPGQILAAEVIFNQYPGEKSLFTDLGRIALKGFDYPVQVYEVRWQG